A genomic stretch from Coffea arabica cultivar ET-39 chromosome 10c, Coffea Arabica ET-39 HiFi, whole genome shotgun sequence includes:
- the LOC113713986 gene encoding uncharacterized protein, which translates to MSTHPESSDRPATTSPTDLTNLGAQLREVLNRFNELSVGMMAQRRVIDQLVASGASGEQHEPLPPGHSEPQPIFLPYIQTSVTSQVINPLEEVFTYPTHGPQPAYAPYIQTNPPHVQIPQNYPLITMSMPFEPQGPYYYSTAKPFTLDTAVQGKVEAGESSAPVDKNLVKRLDRFEEFIRKSQGLSKQGGLDYNDLCLFPDMQLPMGFKAPKFSKYDGTGNPKTHLRMFANKLGELIDDENLPVRLFPESLEGDALDWYSNLKTEDMRSWIDLSTAFMRQYEYNCELAPTRATLEGTKRKPSEDHKTYAKRWRKLAAKVEPPMTENEIAGKIVNVSTLKMQLEALQGQNNSGKKSQSKGKEEETAYVGDQGPSPRPRFSNRLAYSSPYPYYPNSRPIHHSTINRSRPRPNYPNVLTPPFQNPQPNLQTRPRPPFNPRPIPPPSPNYYYQQTSDTQNSTSHRTFTNLGRPVDQLYEQLKAAGRIGVIPPKIYSKRFPSDYDPQTVCTYHSGAPGHSTNDCRALKHKIQDMIEVGEIVLRKKGEQGPSINTNPFPEHKDIFEASNPNEEI; encoded by the exons ATGAGTACCCATCCAGAATCATCTGATAGGCCCGCAACTACATCACCGACTGACTTGACAAATCTGGGAGCTCAACTGCGTGAAGTTCTAAACCGATTTAATGAGCTGAGCGTTGGAATGATGGCCCAACGGCGAGTAATCGATCAATTGGTAGCTAGTGGTGCTAGCGGTGAACAACATGAGCCCCTACCTCCTGGCCACTCTGAACCTCAACCCATATTTTTACCTTATATTCAAACCTCTGTTACTTCACAAGTCATAAACCCACTTGAGGAAGTCTTTACTTATCCCACTCATGGCCCACAACCTGCTTATGCACCTTACATCCAAACTAACCCTCCTCATGTCCAAATTCCCCAAAATTATCCGCTAATTACTATGAGCATGCCATTCGAGCCACAGGGACCTTATTATTACTCTACCGCTAAGCCATTCACCCTAGATACCGCTGTTCAAGGGAAAGTTGAAGCCGGGGAGTCATCCGCACCAGTGGATAAGAATTTGGTAAAGCGATTGGATCGGTTTGAAGAGTTCATAAGGAAAAGCCAAGGCTTGAGCAAACAAGGAGGGTTAGACTACAACGATCTGTGCCTATTTCCGGATATGCAATTGCCAATGGGTTTCAAAGCACCCAAATTTAGCAAGTACGATGGAACTGGCAATCCCAAAACACACCTTCGGATGTTCGCAAACAAACTTGGAGAACTGATAGATGATGAGAATTTACCTGTACGTTTATTTCCCGAGAGCCTAGAAGGCGACGCGTTGgattggtattccaatttgaagACTGAGGATATGAGATCTTGGATAGATTTGTCAACTGCTTTTATGAGGCAGTACGAATATAATTGCGAGCTTGCTCCAACGAGGGCCACACTTGAGGGGACTAAAAGAAAACCatctgaggaccacaagacaTATGCAAAGAGATGGAGAAAATTAGCTGCCAAAGTGGAGCCTCCCATGACTGAAAATGAGATT gccggaaaaattgttaatgtgtcaaCATTGAAGATGCAACTAGAGGCTCTGCAAGGCCAGAATAACAGTGGAAAAAAATCCCAATCTaagggaaaagaagaggaaactGCTTATGTTGGGGATCAGGGCCCCTCGCCCAGACCTAGATTTTCAAACCGCCTTGCTTATTCATCACCCTATCCATACTACCCAAACTCCCGTCCTATCCACCATAGTACCATAAACCGTTCTCGACCTCGACCAAATTATCCAAATGTACTCACACCACCctttcaaaatcctcaaccaAATCTCCAAACTAGACCTCGCCCTCCTTTTAACCCAAGACCTATTCCACCCCCTAGCCCAAATTACTACTACCAACAAACCAGTGACACCCAAAATTCAACGTCACACCGAACCTTCACCAATCTAGGTCGGCCTGTTGACCAATTATATGAGCAATTGAAAGCTGCCGGGAGAATTGGTGTTATACCTCCTAAGATCTATTCTAAGCGCTTTCCATCTGACTATGACCCTCAAACAGTCTGCActtatcattctggagctccCGGGCATTCCACCAACGATTGTCGGGCATTGAAACATAAAATCCAGGATATGATCGAAGTCGgagaaatagtgctaaggaaaaAGGGTGAACAAGGACCGAGCATAAATACAAATCCCTTTCCCGAACACAAGGACATCTTTGAGGCATCCAACCCCAATGAAGAAATCTGA